TAGGACCCCGAAGAATTTGCTTCGCTCGGTTTTTCCCCGTGCGTGGGGCAGCTTATTCTTGGGTTCTTGTGCTACAATTGGACGATGGGAGGCAGGGCTGTGCTAAGAAGGTTTCGGGTAATCCTGGAGCCCAATGAACTGGGCGGATATACGGTTGCTGCCCCATTGCTTCCTGGATGCATCAGCGAGGGCGACACCAGGGAAGAAGCCCTGGCAAACATCAAGGAAGCTATAGAACTCTACCTGGAAAGCCTTGAAGCGGATGGGGAGCCCATCCCTGCGGAAGAAGCTGTTGAGGAAGCGGTCGTAGAGGTCACTGTGTGAGGCTTCCCCGGGTTAGCGGGAAGCAGGCCGAGGGGGCACTCCTGCGAGCGGGTTTCGTGATACATCGTATTAGCGGAAGTCATCATATCCTCAAGCACCCTGAAACAGGTCGGAGGGTGACAATACCTTTTCACCGACGAGAGCTTGCCCCCAAGACATTACGCTCCGTCTTGAAGCAAGCGGCCATCAGTGCCGACACGTTTGCCGAACTTCTCTAAGGCACCCCCCTTTGTTCCCTCTTGCGGGACATGGTGTTATTATCTTCTGGCATGAGCATTGCCGAGAACCTGGCCCGGGTCCGGGAGCGGCTAGACCGGGCCTGCCAGAGGGCAGGCCGGCTTCCCGAGGAGATAACCCTGGTGGCGGTCGCCAAGGGGGTGGGGCCGGAGAAGATACTGGAGGCCCACTCCCTGGGTATAAGGCATTTCGGCGAGAACCGGGTCCAGGAGGTCCAGGGGAAGATATCCGGCCTCAAGCACCTTGACATAACCTGGCGCATGGTGGGCCATCTCCAGACCAACAAGGCGAAGCTGGCCCTGGAGCTCTTTCATACTGTGGACAGCGTGGACTCCCTCCTCCTGGCCCAGGCCCTCAGCCGGAGGGCCCTGGCTCCCCTCCCCATCATGCTGGAGGTCAATGTCTCCGGGGAGGCCACCAAGTTCGGCTTTCTACCTGAGGCCCTCCCCCTGGCCCTGGAGGAGATTGCCCGCCTTCCCAACCTGGAGGTGAGGGGCCTGATGACGGTGGCCCCCCTGGTGAAGGACCCCCAGGAGGTCCGGCCTGTCTTCTCCCGGCTGCGGGGGATGGCCCAGGCCCTGGGGCTCAAAGAGCTCTCCATGGGGATGAGCGACGACTTTGAGGTAGCCATAGAGGAGGGGGCCACCCAGGTCCGCCTGGGCCGGGCCATCTTCGGCCCA
This genomic stretch from Chloroflexota bacterium harbors:
- a CDS encoding YggS family pyridoxal phosphate-dependent enzyme, with protein sequence MSIAENLARVRERLDRACQRAGRLPEEITLVAVAKGVGPEKILEAHSLGIRHFGENRVQEVQGKISGLKHLDITWRMVGHLQTNKAKLALELFHTVDSVDSLLLAQALSRRALAPLPIMLEVNVSGEATKFGFLPEALPLALEEIARLPNLEVRGLMTVAPLVKDPQEVRPVFSRLRGMAQALGLKELSMGMSDDFEVAIEEGATQVRLGRAIFGPMAW
- a CDS encoding type II toxin-antitoxin system HicA family toxin encodes the protein MRLPRVSGKQAEGALLRAGFVIHRISGSHHILKHPETGRRVTIPFHRRELAPKTLRSVLKQAAISADTFAELL
- a CDS encoding type II toxin-antitoxin system HicB family antitoxin, coding for MGGRAVLRRFRVILEPNELGGYTVAAPLLPGCISEGDTREEALANIKEAIELYLESLEADGEPIPAEEAVEEAVVEVTV